One genomic segment of Chelonia mydas isolate rCheMyd1 chromosome 1, rCheMyd1.pri.v2, whole genome shotgun sequence includes these proteins:
- the MTERF2 gene encoding transcription termination factor 2, mitochondrial isoform X2, with protein MLKGITNSAAHVFTLSLARSQRCELVVTLSSLQNKVKDGSFLQQSSYTTDIKSKVENKRTVENLYRLSVDIKKIRRLKEWVLFQDAAYVKETAHTLREMGADKTAIANILERCPEAILRTPAEINSQRDLWQSVCQNEKQLVKLIEQFPESFFTVEHLENQKSNVQFFQELGLKNNIITRFFTSAPDIFYKPVEKNKHIVETLQRTYLNLGGSNANMKIWLLKLLSQNPFILLNTSTAVQENLEFLQKKDFTDSEVLQLLSRLKGFIFNLSPNTMQKSMFFSKDVFKCNDQELKELVLKCPALLYNSVPILEERLKGLLKEGISVDQIKETPVVLELTTQIVQYRIKKLAALGYNIKNGNLENLNGTKRDFEATYCRIQAKRERPMFNPVAPLD; from the coding sequence ATGTTGAAAGGAATCACTAATAGTGCAGCACATGTGTTTACACTTTCGTTGGCTAGATCTCAGCGCTGCGAACTAGTGGTGACTCTCTCATCCCTGCAGAATAAAGTAAAGGATGGAAGCTTTTTACAGCAATCTAGTTATACAACTGATATAAAATCGAAAGTGGAGAACAAAAGAACGGTGGAGAATCTCTACAGATTATCCGTTGATATTAAAAAAATTCGGAGACTAAAGGAGTGGGTCCTCTTTCAGGATGCAGCCTATGTTAAAGAAACTGCTCATACTTTACGAGAAATGGGAGCTGATAAGACTGCCATAGCAAATATTTTGGAACGTTGCCCAGAGGCAATCCTCCGTACCCCAGCAGAGATAAACTCTCAAAGAGATCTGTGGCAATCAGTAtgccaaaatgaaaaacaactgGTCAAATTAATAGAACAGTTTCCAGAGTCTTTTTTTACTGTTGAACATCTTGAGAACCAGAAATCTAATGTTCAATTCTTTCAAGAGTTGGGACTGAAGAATAATATAATCACCAGGTTCTTCACAAGTGCCCCCGATATTTTTTACAAGCCTGttgagaaaaacaaacatataGTAGAGACATTACAGAGAACGTATCTAAATTTAGGTGGTTCTAATGCCAATATGAAGATCTGGCTTCTGAAATTATTGAGTCAAAAcccatttattttgttaaatacCTCCACAGCAGTTCAAGAGAACTTGGAGTTTCTCCAGAAGAAAGATTTCACTGATTCTGAAGTTCTGCAACTGCTATCCAGGcttaaaggttttatttttaatcttagcCCTAACACTATGCAGAAGAGCATGTTTTTTTCCAAAGATGTTTTTAAGTGCAATGATCAAGAATTAAAAGAGCTAGTGTTGAAATGCCCCGCTCTCCTCTACAATTCTGTTCCAATTCTGGAAGAAAGACTCAAGGGACTGTTGAAGGAAGGAATTTCTGTAGATCAGATTAAAGAGACACCAGTGGTGCTGGAGCTGACAACCCAAATTGTGCAGTACAGAATTAAAAAGTTAGCTGCTTTAGGATACAATATAAAAAATGGAAATCTAGAAAATTTGAATGGAACAAAGAGAGATTTTGAAGCCACTTATTGTAGGATacaagcaaagagagagagaccaatgTTTAATCCTGTTGCTCCTTTAGATTAA
- the MTERF2 gene encoding transcription termination factor 2, mitochondrial isoform X1 produces MTEPTGTVELKANSRARSREQIRPSAQLVQHSRMLKGITNSAAHVFTLSLARSQRCELVVTLSSLQNKVKDGSFLQQSSYTTDIKSKVENKRTVENLYRLSVDIKKIRRLKEWVLFQDAAYVKETAHTLREMGADKTAIANILERCPEAILRTPAEINSQRDLWQSVCQNEKQLVKLIEQFPESFFTVEHLENQKSNVQFFQELGLKNNIITRFFTSAPDIFYKPVEKNKHIVETLQRTYLNLGGSNANMKIWLLKLLSQNPFILLNTSTAVQENLEFLQKKDFTDSEVLQLLSRLKGFIFNLSPNTMQKSMFFSKDVFKCNDQELKELVLKCPALLYNSVPILEERLKGLLKEGISVDQIKETPVVLELTTQIVQYRIKKLAALGYNIKNGNLENLNGTKRDFEATYCRIQAKRERPMFNPVAPLD; encoded by the coding sequence TGCAGCACTCCAGAATGTTGAAAGGAATCACTAATAGTGCAGCACATGTGTTTACACTTTCGTTGGCTAGATCTCAGCGCTGCGAACTAGTGGTGACTCTCTCATCCCTGCAGAATAAAGTAAAGGATGGAAGCTTTTTACAGCAATCTAGTTATACAACTGATATAAAATCGAAAGTGGAGAACAAAAGAACGGTGGAGAATCTCTACAGATTATCCGTTGATATTAAAAAAATTCGGAGACTAAAGGAGTGGGTCCTCTTTCAGGATGCAGCCTATGTTAAAGAAACTGCTCATACTTTACGAGAAATGGGAGCTGATAAGACTGCCATAGCAAATATTTTGGAACGTTGCCCAGAGGCAATCCTCCGTACCCCAGCAGAGATAAACTCTCAAAGAGATCTGTGGCAATCAGTAtgccaaaatgaaaaacaactgGTCAAATTAATAGAACAGTTTCCAGAGTCTTTTTTTACTGTTGAACATCTTGAGAACCAGAAATCTAATGTTCAATTCTTTCAAGAGTTGGGACTGAAGAATAATATAATCACCAGGTTCTTCACAAGTGCCCCCGATATTTTTTACAAGCCTGttgagaaaaacaaacatataGTAGAGACATTACAGAGAACGTATCTAAATTTAGGTGGTTCTAATGCCAATATGAAGATCTGGCTTCTGAAATTATTGAGTCAAAAcccatttattttgttaaatacCTCCACAGCAGTTCAAGAGAACTTGGAGTTTCTCCAGAAGAAAGATTTCACTGATTCTGAAGTTCTGCAACTGCTATCCAGGcttaaaggttttatttttaatcttagcCCTAACACTATGCAGAAGAGCATGTTTTTTTCCAAAGATGTTTTTAAGTGCAATGATCAAGAATTAAAAGAGCTAGTGTTGAAATGCCCCGCTCTCCTCTACAATTCTGTTCCAATTCTGGAAGAAAGACTCAAGGGACTGTTGAAGGAAGGAATTTCTGTAGATCAGATTAAAGAGACACCAGTGGTGCTGGAGCTGACAACCCAAATTGTGCAGTACAGAATTAAAAAGTTAGCTGCTTTAGGATACAATATAAAAAATGGAAATCTAGAAAATTTGAATGGAACAAAGAGAGATTTTGAAGCCACTTATTGTAGGATacaagcaaagagagagagaccaatgTTTAATCCTGTTGCTCCTTTAGATTAA